The genome window GTGGTCGAGGCGCTCTCCCCGCACCTCATCAACACCCACCCGGCCTACCTGCCCGAGTTCCCCGGCGCGCACGGCGTGCGCGACGCCCTCGCCGCCGGCGCGACGCAGACCGGCGCCAGCCTGATCGTGGTCGACAACGGCGTGGACGCCGGGCCCGTGATCAGCCAGGAACGGGTGCCCATCGAGCCCGGCGACACCGAAGCCAGCCTGCACGAACGCATCAAACCCGTGGAGCGGCGTCTCCTGATCGACGCCGTCCTCGACATCGCCAACGGACACATCGACCTCAAGGAGCTCTCCCGAGTATGAGCGGACCCCGTCACGACGCCAGCCTCTACCGCGAACGGGACGTCGTCCCGATCCGCCGCGCGCTGATCTCGGTCAGCGACAAGACGGGCCTGCTCGACCTCGCCGCGACGCTGGCGGAGGCCGGGGTCGAGATCGTGTCGACCGGCTCCACCGCCCAGACGATCCGCGACGCGGGGCACGCCGTGACCGACGTCGCGAGCGTCACCGGCTTCCCCGAGTCGCTGGACGGCCGGGTCAAGACGCTGCACCCCGCGATCCACTCCGGCCTGCTCGCCGACCTGCGGCTCGCCTCGCACGAGGAGCAGCTGAAGGACCTCGGCATCGAGCCGTTCGAGCTCGTCGTCGTCAACCTCTATCCGTTCGTGGAGACCGTCGCCTCGGGCGCGGTCGGCAACGACGTCGTGGAGCAGATCGACATCGGCGGCCCGGCGATGGTGCGCGCGTCCGCCAAGAACCACGCGAACGTCGCGATCGTCGTCTCGCCGGAGGACTACGCGGAGGTCGCGAAGGCGGTCGCCGCGGGTGGGACGAGCTTCGACCAGCGCCGTGCGCTGGCGGCGAAGGCGTTCGCGCACACGGCCTCCTACGACGGCGCCGTGGCGGCCTGGTTCGCGGGCGAGGCGCCCTCCACCGCCGATTTCGCCGAGCGGTTCGAGGTGCGCGCCGAACTGAAGCAGACCCTCCGCTACGGCGAGAACTCCCATCAGGCCGCGGCGCTCTACGCCGACCCGGCCGGCCGCGGCATCGCCCAGGCGACGCAGCTCGGCGGCAAGGAGATGTCGTACAACAACTACGTGGACGCCGACGCGGCGCTGCGCAGCGCGTACGACTTCACCGAGCCCGCCGTCGCGATCATCAAGCACGCCAACCCGTGCGGCATCGCGGTCTCCGACGACATCGCGGACGCGCACCGCAAGGCGCACGAGTGCGACCCGGTCTCCGCGTACGGCGGCGTGATCGCGGCGAACCGCACGGTGACGCTCGCGATGGCCGAGACGGTCAAGGGCGTCTTCACCGAGGTCCTCATCGCTCCGGACTACGAGCCGGAGGCCCTGGAGCTGCTGCAGACCAAGAAGAACCTGCGCATCCTGCGCCTGCCCGAGGGCTACGCGCGGTCGGTGACCGAGTTCCGGCAGCTCTCCGGCGGCGTGCTGGTGCAGGATGCCGACCGGTTCGACGGCTTCGACTCCAGCGGCTGGACGCTGGTCTCCGGCGAGGAGGCCGACGCCGCCACGCGCGCCGACCTCGAGTTCGCCTGGAAGGCGTGCCGCGCGGTCAAGTCGAACGCCATCCTGCTCGCCAAGGACGGCGCCTCCGTCGGCGTCGGCATGGGCCAGGTGAACCGGGTGGACTCCTGCAACCTTGCCGTCAGTCGCGCGGGCGACCGCGCCGCGGGCTCCGTGGCTGCCTCCGACGCGTTCTTCCCGTTCGCCGACGGCCCCGAGATCCTGATCGCCGCCGGCGTGGCCGCGATCGTGCAGCCGGGCGGGTCGATCCGCGACGAGGACGTCATCGCCGCGGCGAAGGCGGCCGGAGTGACGATGTACTTCACCGGGGAGCGGCACTTCTTCCACTGAGGCGCGCCACTGAGCGCCGCCCCTGGATTGCATCCCTTCGCGGGGTCGCGGAGAATAGACGACGGTCCACAAGACCCTCAGCATTCACCGCGATCCCACGAGGAGACACCGATGTCCGTCCTGCCCACCGACCTTCCGCACGAAACACTGCATGTGGTGAAGGGGAGGCGGAGCGGCCTCACCATCAGCATCGCGGTGCACTCCACCGTCCTCGGCCCCGCCCTCGGCGGCTGCCGGGTGTGGAACTACGACTCCTGGCAGGAGGCCGTGGCCGATTCGCTCCGCCTGGCCGAGGGGATGTCGTTCAAGAACGCGGCCGCCGGCCTCAACCGCGGCGGCGGCAAGGCCGTCGTCTACCTGCCGCGCGGCAAGCAGCTCACCGCGACCGAGCGCTACGAGGTCATGCTCGACCTCGGCGACGCCGTCGAGAGCCTGGGCGGCAGCTACATGACCGCGGAGGACGTCGGCACGAGCGCCGAGGACATGTCCGTCGTCGCGACCCGCACCGCGCACGTGTGCGGCCTCCCGCCCGCGGAGGGCGGCGTCGGCGAGCCGAGCGACGCGACCGCCGCCGGTGTCTACGCCGGCCTCCTCGCCACCCTGGAGCGCGCCACCGGCAGCCGCGA of Leifsonia shinshuensis contains these proteins:
- the purH gene encoding bifunctional phosphoribosylaminoimidazolecarboxamide formyltransferase/IMP cyclohydrolase — translated: MSGPRHDASLYRERDVVPIRRALISVSDKTGLLDLAATLAEAGVEIVSTGSTAQTIRDAGHAVTDVASVTGFPESLDGRVKTLHPAIHSGLLADLRLASHEEQLKDLGIEPFELVVVNLYPFVETVASGAVGNDVVEQIDIGGPAMVRASAKNHANVAIVVSPEDYAEVAKAVAAGGTSFDQRRALAAKAFAHTASYDGAVAAWFAGEAPSTADFAERFEVRAELKQTLRYGENSHQAAALYADPAGRGIAQATQLGGKEMSYNNYVDADAALRSAYDFTEPAVAIIKHANPCGIAVSDDIADAHRKAHECDPVSAYGGVIAANRTVTLAMAETVKGVFTEVLIAPDYEPEALELLQTKKNLRILRLPEGYARSVTEFRQLSGGVLVQDADRFDGFDSSGWTLVSGEEADAATRADLEFAWKACRAVKSNAILLAKDGASVGVGMGQVNRVDSCNLAVSRAGDRAAGSVAASDAFFPFADGPEILIAAGVAAIVQPGGSIRDEDVIAAAKAAGVTMYFTGERHFFH
- the purN gene encoding phosphoribosylglycinamide formyltransferase, translating into MLSIVVLISGGGSNLRALLEAASDAEFPARVVAVGADREADGLDHAEEFGVPSFTVPFTSYDSREEWGDALLEQILLWEPDLVILSGFMRLVPPRVVEALSPHLINTHPAYLPEFPGAHGVRDALAAGATQTGASLIVVDNGVDAGPVISQERVPIEPGDTEASLHERIKPVERRLLIDAVLDIANGHIDLKELSRV